From the genome of Motacilla alba alba isolate MOTALB_02 chromosome 13, Motacilla_alba_V1.0_pri, whole genome shotgun sequence, one region includes:
- the PDLIM7 gene encoding PDZ and LIM domain protein 7 isoform X6: protein MGDMESYKVMLNGPAPWGFRLQGGKDFSMPLSISRLTLGGKAAQAGVGVGDWVLYIDGESTSAMTHIEAQNRIRACGDRLCLTLSRAQNQLGKPQKVLSLDKQPPQLLESPSTPVCDPVKLRMLEDIDDSKPHSWTSQSRSFRKLSRLVGADAMEDGEDELVKKPRDAHGSSWGTVEQWQPPQPLEPPSTPGCDPGKLRMLEDAEDWQPRTGTSQSRSFRKLAQLTGTDGRMPTGPAGARGNLGECQVLAEVLPCARASLGVLPCSRAGSSPGAELLPSVTRRQPPQPLEPPSDTVCDPVKLRMLEDIVDSKPHTWTSQSRSFRKLARLVGANSMDDGEDEPVKKPRDSHGSTWGIVEQREPLEPPSTPGCDPGKLRLMEDAEGWQPRTGTSQSRTFRKLAQLTGTDGMEDGEDEIVKKPSGGS from the exons ctgACTCTGGGTGGGAAGGCAGCCCAGGCCGGTGTTGGAGTGGGCGACTGGGTGCTGTACATCGACGGGGAGAGCACCAGTGCCATGACACACATCGAGGCCCAGAACAGGATCCGTGCCTGTGGGGACAGGCTCTGCCTCACCTTGAGCAG AGCCCAGAACCAGCTGGGGAAGCCGCAGAAG GTGCTGAGCCTTGACAA GCagcccccacagctgctggagtcCCCCAGCACCCCTGTGTGTGACCCTGTGAAGCTGCGGATGTTAGAGGACATTGACGACTCAAAGCCCCACAGTTGGACCTCCCAGTCCCGTTCCTTCCGCAAACTGTCCCGCCTGGTGGGCGCAGACGCCA tggAGGATGGTGAGGACGAGCTTGTTAAAAAGCCCAG GGATGCCCATGGGTCCAGCTGGGGCACAGTGGAGCAGTG GCAGCCTCCACAGCCTCTGGagccccccagcacccctgggtgTGATCCTGGGAAGTTGAGGATGTTAGAGGACGCTGAGGACTGGCAGCCCCGCACCGGGACCTCGCAGTCCCGCTCCTTCCGCAAGCTGGCCCAGCTGACGGGCACAGATGGCA GGATGCCCACGGGTCCAGCTGGGGCACGGGGCAACCTCGGTGAGTGCCAGGTTCTGGCAGAGGTGTTGCCATGTGCCAGGGCATCTTTGGGGGTGCTTCCCTGTTCCAGAGCAGGGTCCAGTCctggtgctgagctcctgccctCTGTCACTCGCAGACAGCCCCCACAGCCTCTGGAGCCCCCCAGTGACACTGTGTGTGACCCCGTGAAGCTGCGGATGTTAGAGGACATTGTCGACTCAAAGCCCCACACTTGGACCTCCCAGTCCCGTTCCTTCCGCAAACTGGCCCGGCTGGTGGGAGCAAACAGCA TGGATGATGGTGAGGATGAGCCCGTTAAAAAGCCCAG GGATTCCCATGGGTCCACCTGGGGCATAGTGGAGCAGCG GGAGCCTCTGgagccccccagcacccccgGGTGTGATCCTGGGAAGCTGCGACTGATGGAGGACGCTGAGGGCTGGCAGCCCCGCACCGGGACCTCGCAGTCCCGCACCTTCCGCAAGCTGGCCCAGCTGACAGGCACAGATGGCA TGGAGGATGGTGAGGATGAGATTGTTAAAAAGCCCAG TGGAGGATCATGA
- the PDLIM7 gene encoding PDZ and LIM domain protein 7 isoform X11 yields the protein MGDMESYKVMLNGPAPWGFRLQGGKDFSMPLSISRLTLGGKAAQAGVGVGDWVLYIDGESTSAMTHIEAQNRIRACGDRLCLTLSRAQNQLGKPQKVLSLDKQPPQLLESPSTPVCDPVKLRMLEDIDDSKPHSWTSQSRSFRKLSRLVGADAMEDGEDELVKKPRDSHGSTWGIVEQREPLEPPSTPGCDPGKLRLMEDAEGWQPRTGTSQSRTFRKLAQLTGTDGMEDGEDEIVKKPRDAHGSSWGTVEHRQPPQPLEPPSTPGCSPGKLRLMEDAEDWQPRTGTSQSRTFRKLAQLTGTDSSSEFPQGLALPGGAGLSLGCQGLAESGVALECWFWPRVIPVGWLSQWELVGLCVVSWW from the exons ctgACTCTGGGTGGGAAGGCAGCCCAGGCCGGTGTTGGAGTGGGCGACTGGGTGCTGTACATCGACGGGGAGAGCACCAGTGCCATGACACACATCGAGGCCCAGAACAGGATCCGTGCCTGTGGGGACAGGCTCTGCCTCACCTTGAGCAG AGCCCAGAACCAGCTGGGGAAGCCGCAGAAG GTGCTGAGCCTTGACAA GCagcccccacagctgctggagtcCCCCAGCACCCCTGTGTGTGACCCTGTGAAGCTGCGGATGTTAGAGGACATTGACGACTCAAAGCCCCACAGTTGGACCTCCCAGTCCCGTTCCTTCCGCAAACTGTCCCGCCTGGTGGGCGCAGACGCCA tggAGGATGGTGAGGACGAGCTTGTTAAAAAGCCCAG GGATTCCCATGGGTCCACCTGGGGCATAGTGGAGCAGCG GGAGCCTCTGgagccccccagcacccccgGGTGTGATCCTGGGAAGCTGCGACTGATGGAGGACGCTGAGGGCTGGCAGCCCCGCACCGGGACCTCGCAGTCCCGCACCTTCCGCAAGCTGGCCCAGCTGACAGGCACAGATGGCA TGGAGGATGGTGAGGATGAGATTGTTAAAAAGCCCAG GGATGCCCATGGCTCCAGCTGGGGCACGGTGGAGCACCG ACAGCCCCCACAGCCTCTGgagccccccagcacccccgGGTGCAGCCCCGGGAAGCTGCGACTGATGGAGGACGCTGAGGACTGGCAGCCCCGCACCGGGACCTCGCAGTCCCGCACCTTCCGCAAGCTGGCCCAGCTGACgggcacagacagcagcagtgagtTCCCACAGGGCCTGGCACTGCCCGGGGGTGCTGGGCTctccctgggctgccagggTCTGGCAGAGTCTGGAGTGGCACTGGAGTGTTGGTTTTGGCCCCGTGTGATCCCTGTGGGGTGGCTGAGTCAGTGGGAGCTGGTGGGGCTGTGCGTGGTCTCGTGGTGGTGA
- the PDLIM7 gene encoding PDZ and LIM domain protein 7 isoform X4: MGDMESYKVMLNGPAPWGFRLQGGKDFSMPLSISRLTLGGKAAQAGVGVGDWVLYIDGESTSAMTHIEAQNRIRACGDRLCLTLSRAQNQLGKPQKVLSLDKQPPQLLESPSTPVCDPVKLRMLEDIDDSKPHSWTSQSRSFRKLSRLVGADAMEDGEDELVKKPRDAHGSSWGTVEQWQPPQPLEPPSTPGCDPGKLRMLEDAEDWQPRTGTSQSRSFRKLAQLTGTDGMEDGEDEFIKKPRQPPQPLEPPSDTVCDPVKLRMLEDIVDSKPHTWTSQSRSFRKLARLVGANSMDDGEDEPVKKPRDSHGSTWGIVEQREPLEPPSTPGCDPGKLRLMEDAEGWQPRTGTSQSRTFRKLAQLTGTDGMEDGEDEIVKKPRDAHGSSWGTVEHRQPPQPLEPPSTPGCSPGKLRLMEDAEDWQPRTGTSQSRTFRKLAQLTGTDSSSEFPQGLALPGGAGLSLGCQGLAESGVALECWFWPRVIPVGWLSQWELVGLCVVSWW; encoded by the exons ctgACTCTGGGTGGGAAGGCAGCCCAGGCCGGTGTTGGAGTGGGCGACTGGGTGCTGTACATCGACGGGGAGAGCACCAGTGCCATGACACACATCGAGGCCCAGAACAGGATCCGTGCCTGTGGGGACAGGCTCTGCCTCACCTTGAGCAG AGCCCAGAACCAGCTGGGGAAGCCGCAGAAG GTGCTGAGCCTTGACAA GCagcccccacagctgctggagtcCCCCAGCACCCCTGTGTGTGACCCTGTGAAGCTGCGGATGTTAGAGGACATTGACGACTCAAAGCCCCACAGTTGGACCTCCCAGTCCCGTTCCTTCCGCAAACTGTCCCGCCTGGTGGGCGCAGACGCCA tggAGGATGGTGAGGACGAGCTTGTTAAAAAGCCCAG GGATGCCCATGGGTCCAGCTGGGGCACAGTGGAGCAGTG GCAGCCTCCACAGCCTCTGGagccccccagcacccctgggtgTGATCCTGGGAAGTTGAGGATGTTAGAGGACGCTGAGGACTGGCAGCCCCGCACCGGGACCTCGCAGTCCCGCTCCTTCCGCAAGCTGGCCCAGCTGACGGGCACAGATGGCA TGGAGGATGGTGAGGATGAGTTTATTAAAAAGCCCAG ACAGCCCCCACAGCCTCTGGAGCCCCCCAGTGACACTGTGTGTGACCCCGTGAAGCTGCGGATGTTAGAGGACATTGTCGACTCAAAGCCCCACACTTGGACCTCCCAGTCCCGTTCCTTCCGCAAACTGGCCCGGCTGGTGGGAGCAAACAGCA TGGATGATGGTGAGGATGAGCCCGTTAAAAAGCCCAG GGATTCCCATGGGTCCACCTGGGGCATAGTGGAGCAGCG GGAGCCTCTGgagccccccagcacccccgGGTGTGATCCTGGGAAGCTGCGACTGATGGAGGACGCTGAGGGCTGGCAGCCCCGCACCGGGACCTCGCAGTCCCGCACCTTCCGCAAGCTGGCCCAGCTGACAGGCACAGATGGCA TGGAGGATGGTGAGGATGAGATTGTTAAAAAGCCCAG GGATGCCCATGGCTCCAGCTGGGGCACGGTGGAGCACCG ACAGCCCCCACAGCCTCTGgagccccccagcacccccgGGTGCAGCCCCGGGAAGCTGCGACTGATGGAGGACGCTGAGGACTGGCAGCCCCGCACCGGGACCTCGCAGTCCCGCACCTTCCGCAAGCTGGCCCAGCTGACgggcacagacagcagcagtgagtTCCCACAGGGCCTGGCACTGCCCGGGGGTGCTGGGCTctccctgggctgccagggTCTGGCAGAGTCTGGAGTGGCACTGGAGTGTTGGTTTTGGCCCCGTGTGATCCCTGTGGGGTGGCTGAGTCAGTGGGAGCTGGTGGGGCTGTGCGTGGTCTCGTGGTGGTGA
- the PDLIM7 gene encoding PDZ and LIM domain protein 7 isoform X3: MGDMESYKVMLNGPAPWGFRLQGGKDFSMPLSISRLTLGGKAAQAGVGVGDWVLYIDGESTSAMTHIEAQNRIRACGDRLCLTLSRAQNQLGKPQKVLSLDKQPPQLLESPSTPVCDPVKLRMLEDIDDSKPHSWTSQSRSFRKLSRLVGADAMEDGEDELVKKPRDAHGSSWGTVEQWQPPQPLEPPSTPGCDPGKLRMLEDAEDWQPRTGTSQSRSFRKLAQLTGTDGMEDGEDEFIKKPRDAHGSSWGTGQPRQPPQPLEPPSDTVCDPVKLRMLEDIVDSKPHTWTSQSRSFRKLARLVGANSMDDGEDEPVKKPRDSHGSTWGIVEQREPLEPPSTPGCDPGKLRLMEDAEGWQPRTGTSQSRTFRKLAQLTGTDGMEDGEDEIVKKPRDAHGSSWGTVEHRQPPQPLEPPSTPGCSPGKLRLMEDAEDWQPRTGTSQSRTFRKLAQLTGTDSSSEFPQGLALPGGAGLSLGCQGLAESGVALECWFWPRVIPVGWLSQWELVGLCVVSWW; the protein is encoded by the exons ctgACTCTGGGTGGGAAGGCAGCCCAGGCCGGTGTTGGAGTGGGCGACTGGGTGCTGTACATCGACGGGGAGAGCACCAGTGCCATGACACACATCGAGGCCCAGAACAGGATCCGTGCCTGTGGGGACAGGCTCTGCCTCACCTTGAGCAG AGCCCAGAACCAGCTGGGGAAGCCGCAGAAG GTGCTGAGCCTTGACAA GCagcccccacagctgctggagtcCCCCAGCACCCCTGTGTGTGACCCTGTGAAGCTGCGGATGTTAGAGGACATTGACGACTCAAAGCCCCACAGTTGGACCTCCCAGTCCCGTTCCTTCCGCAAACTGTCCCGCCTGGTGGGCGCAGACGCCA tggAGGATGGTGAGGACGAGCTTGTTAAAAAGCCCAG GGATGCCCATGGGTCCAGCTGGGGCACAGTGGAGCAGTG GCAGCCTCCACAGCCTCTGGagccccccagcacccctgggtgTGATCCTGGGAAGTTGAGGATGTTAGAGGACGCTGAGGACTGGCAGCCCCGCACCGGGACCTCGCAGTCCCGCTCCTTCCGCAAGCTGGCCCAGCTGACGGGCACAGATGGCA TGGAGGATGGTGAGGATGAGTTTATTAAAAAGCCCAG GGATGCCCACGGGTCCAGCTGGGGCACGGGGCAACCTCG ACAGCCCCCACAGCCTCTGGAGCCCCCCAGTGACACTGTGTGTGACCCCGTGAAGCTGCGGATGTTAGAGGACATTGTCGACTCAAAGCCCCACACTTGGACCTCCCAGTCCCGTTCCTTCCGCAAACTGGCCCGGCTGGTGGGAGCAAACAGCA TGGATGATGGTGAGGATGAGCCCGTTAAAAAGCCCAG GGATTCCCATGGGTCCACCTGGGGCATAGTGGAGCAGCG GGAGCCTCTGgagccccccagcacccccgGGTGTGATCCTGGGAAGCTGCGACTGATGGAGGACGCTGAGGGCTGGCAGCCCCGCACCGGGACCTCGCAGTCCCGCACCTTCCGCAAGCTGGCCCAGCTGACAGGCACAGATGGCA TGGAGGATGGTGAGGATGAGATTGTTAAAAAGCCCAG GGATGCCCATGGCTCCAGCTGGGGCACGGTGGAGCACCG ACAGCCCCCACAGCCTCTGgagccccccagcacccccgGGTGCAGCCCCGGGAAGCTGCGACTGATGGAGGACGCTGAGGACTGGCAGCCCCGCACCGGGACCTCGCAGTCCCGCACCTTCCGCAAGCTGGCCCAGCTGACgggcacagacagcagcagtgagtTCCCACAGGGCCTGGCACTGCCCGGGGGTGCTGGGCTctccctgggctgccagggTCTGGCAGAGTCTGGAGTGGCACTGGAGTGTTGGTTTTGGCCCCGTGTGATCCCTGTGGGGTGGCTGAGTCAGTGGGAGCTGGTGGGGCTGTGCGTGGTCTCGTGGTGGTGA
- the PDLIM7 gene encoding PDZ and LIM domain protein 7 isoform X5, whose product MGDMESYKVMLNGPAPWGFRLQGGKDFSMPLSISRLTLGGKAAQAGVGVGDWVLYIDGESTSAMTHIEAQNRIRACGDRLCLTLSRAQNQLGKPQKVLSLDKQPPQLLESPSTPVCDPVKLRMLEDIDDSKPHSWTSQSRSFRKLSRLVGADAMEDGEDELVKKPRDAHGSSWGTVEQWQPPQPLEPPSTPGCDPGKLRMLEDAEDWQPRTGTSQSRSFRKLAQLTGTDGRMPTGPAGARGNLGECQVLAEVLPCARASLGVLPCSRAGSSPGAELLPSVTRRQPPQPLEPPSDTVCDPVKLRMLEDIVDSKPHTWTSQSRSFRKLARLVGANSMDDGEDEPVKKPRDSHGSTWGIVEQREPLEPPSTPGCDPGKLRLMEDAEGWQPRTGTSQSRTFRKLAQLTGTDGMEDGEDEIVKKPRDAHGSSWGTVEHRQPPQPLEPPSTPGCSPGKLRLMEDAEDWQPRTGTSQSRTFRKLAQLTGTDSSMEDHDDVFVRKPR is encoded by the exons ctgACTCTGGGTGGGAAGGCAGCCCAGGCCGGTGTTGGAGTGGGCGACTGGGTGCTGTACATCGACGGGGAGAGCACCAGTGCCATGACACACATCGAGGCCCAGAACAGGATCCGTGCCTGTGGGGACAGGCTCTGCCTCACCTTGAGCAG AGCCCAGAACCAGCTGGGGAAGCCGCAGAAG GTGCTGAGCCTTGACAA GCagcccccacagctgctggagtcCCCCAGCACCCCTGTGTGTGACCCTGTGAAGCTGCGGATGTTAGAGGACATTGACGACTCAAAGCCCCACAGTTGGACCTCCCAGTCCCGTTCCTTCCGCAAACTGTCCCGCCTGGTGGGCGCAGACGCCA tggAGGATGGTGAGGACGAGCTTGTTAAAAAGCCCAG GGATGCCCATGGGTCCAGCTGGGGCACAGTGGAGCAGTG GCAGCCTCCACAGCCTCTGGagccccccagcacccctgggtgTGATCCTGGGAAGTTGAGGATGTTAGAGGACGCTGAGGACTGGCAGCCCCGCACCGGGACCTCGCAGTCCCGCTCCTTCCGCAAGCTGGCCCAGCTGACGGGCACAGATGGCA GGATGCCCACGGGTCCAGCTGGGGCACGGGGCAACCTCGGTGAGTGCCAGGTTCTGGCAGAGGTGTTGCCATGTGCCAGGGCATCTTTGGGGGTGCTTCCCTGTTCCAGAGCAGGGTCCAGTCctggtgctgagctcctgccctCTGTCACTCGCAGACAGCCCCCACAGCCTCTGGAGCCCCCCAGTGACACTGTGTGTGACCCCGTGAAGCTGCGGATGTTAGAGGACATTGTCGACTCAAAGCCCCACACTTGGACCTCCCAGTCCCGTTCCTTCCGCAAACTGGCCCGGCTGGTGGGAGCAAACAGCA TGGATGATGGTGAGGATGAGCCCGTTAAAAAGCCCAG GGATTCCCATGGGTCCACCTGGGGCATAGTGGAGCAGCG GGAGCCTCTGgagccccccagcacccccgGGTGTGATCCTGGGAAGCTGCGACTGATGGAGGACGCTGAGGGCTGGCAGCCCCGCACCGGGACCTCGCAGTCCCGCACCTTCCGCAAGCTGGCCCAGCTGACAGGCACAGATGGCA TGGAGGATGGTGAGGATGAGATTGTTAAAAAGCCCAG GGATGCCCATGGCTCCAGCTGGGGCACGGTGGAGCACCG ACAGCCCCCACAGCCTCTGgagccccccagcacccccgGGTGCAGCCCCGGGAAGCTGCGACTGATGGAGGACGCTGAGGACTGGCAGCCCCGCACCGGGACCTCGCAGTCCCGCACCTTCCGCAAGCTGGCCCAGCTGACgggcacagacagcagca TGGAGGATCATGATGATGTGTTTGTTAGGAAGCCCAGGTAA
- the PDLIM7 gene encoding PDZ and LIM domain protein 7 isoform X1 yields MGDMESYKVMLNGPAPWGFRLQGGKDFSMPLSISRLTLGGKAAQAGVGVGDWVLYIDGESTSAMTHIEAQNRIRACGDRLCLTLSRAQNQLGKPQKVLSLDKQPPQLLESPSTPVCDPVKLRMLEDIDDSKPHSWTSQSRSFRKLSRLVGADAMEDGEDELVKKPRDAHGSSWGTVEQWQPPQPLEPPSTPGCDPGKLRMLEDAEDWQPRTGTSQSRSFRKLAQLTGTDGRMPTGPAGARGNLGECQVLAEVLPCARASLGVLPCSRAGSSPGAELLPSVTRRQPPQPLEPPSDTVCDPVKLRMLEDIVDSKPHTWTSQSRSFRKLARLVGANSMDDGEDEPVKKPRDSHGSTWGIVEQREPLEPPSTPGCDPGKLRLMEDAEGWQPRTGTSQSRTFRKLAQLTGTDGMEDGEDEIVKKPRDAHGSSWGTVEHRQPPQPLEPPSTPGCSPGKLRLMEDAEDWQPRTGTSQSRTFRKLAQLTGTDSSSEFPQGLALPGGAGLSLGCQGLAESGVALECWFWPRVIPVGWLSQWELVGLCVVSWW; encoded by the exons ctgACTCTGGGTGGGAAGGCAGCCCAGGCCGGTGTTGGAGTGGGCGACTGGGTGCTGTACATCGACGGGGAGAGCACCAGTGCCATGACACACATCGAGGCCCAGAACAGGATCCGTGCCTGTGGGGACAGGCTCTGCCTCACCTTGAGCAG AGCCCAGAACCAGCTGGGGAAGCCGCAGAAG GTGCTGAGCCTTGACAA GCagcccccacagctgctggagtcCCCCAGCACCCCTGTGTGTGACCCTGTGAAGCTGCGGATGTTAGAGGACATTGACGACTCAAAGCCCCACAGTTGGACCTCCCAGTCCCGTTCCTTCCGCAAACTGTCCCGCCTGGTGGGCGCAGACGCCA tggAGGATGGTGAGGACGAGCTTGTTAAAAAGCCCAG GGATGCCCATGGGTCCAGCTGGGGCACAGTGGAGCAGTG GCAGCCTCCACAGCCTCTGGagccccccagcacccctgggtgTGATCCTGGGAAGTTGAGGATGTTAGAGGACGCTGAGGACTGGCAGCCCCGCACCGGGACCTCGCAGTCCCGCTCCTTCCGCAAGCTGGCCCAGCTGACGGGCACAGATGGCA GGATGCCCACGGGTCCAGCTGGGGCACGGGGCAACCTCGGTGAGTGCCAGGTTCTGGCAGAGGTGTTGCCATGTGCCAGGGCATCTTTGGGGGTGCTTCCCTGTTCCAGAGCAGGGTCCAGTCctggtgctgagctcctgccctCTGTCACTCGCAGACAGCCCCCACAGCCTCTGGAGCCCCCCAGTGACACTGTGTGTGACCCCGTGAAGCTGCGGATGTTAGAGGACATTGTCGACTCAAAGCCCCACACTTGGACCTCCCAGTCCCGTTCCTTCCGCAAACTGGCCCGGCTGGTGGGAGCAAACAGCA TGGATGATGGTGAGGATGAGCCCGTTAAAAAGCCCAG GGATTCCCATGGGTCCACCTGGGGCATAGTGGAGCAGCG GGAGCCTCTGgagccccccagcacccccgGGTGTGATCCTGGGAAGCTGCGACTGATGGAGGACGCTGAGGGCTGGCAGCCCCGCACCGGGACCTCGCAGTCCCGCACCTTCCGCAAGCTGGCCCAGCTGACAGGCACAGATGGCA TGGAGGATGGTGAGGATGAGATTGTTAAAAAGCCCAG GGATGCCCATGGCTCCAGCTGGGGCACGGTGGAGCACCG ACAGCCCCCACAGCCTCTGgagccccccagcacccccgGGTGCAGCCCCGGGAAGCTGCGACTGATGGAGGACGCTGAGGACTGGCAGCCCCGCACCGGGACCTCGCAGTCCCGCACCTTCCGCAAGCTGGCCCAGCTGACgggcacagacagcagcagtgagtTCCCACAGGGCCTGGCACTGCCCGGGGGTGCTGGGCTctccctgggctgccagggTCTGGCAGAGTCTGGAGTGGCACTGGAGTGTTGGTTTTGGCCCCGTGTGATCCCTGTGGGGTGGCTGAGTCAGTGGGAGCTGGTGGGGCTGTGCGTGGTCTCGTGGTGGTGA
- the PDLIM7 gene encoding PDZ and LIM domain protein 7 isoform X2 — protein MGDMESYKVMLNGPAPWGFRLQGGKDFSMPLSISRLTLGGKAAQAGVGVGDWVLYIDGESTSAMTHIEAQNRIRACGDRLCLTLSRAQNQLGKPQKVLSLDKQPPQLLESPSTPVCDPVKLRMLEDIDDSKPHSWTSQSRSFRKLSRLVGADAMEDGEDELVKKPRDAHGSSWGTVEQWQPPQPLEPPSTPGCDPGKLRMLEDAEDWQPRTGTSQSRSFRKLAQLTGTDGRMPTGPAGARGNLGECQVLAEVLPCARASLGVLPCSRAGSSPGAELLPSVTRRQPPQPLEPPSDTVCDPVKLRMLEDIVDSKPHTWTSQSRSFRKLARLVGANSMDDGEDEPVKKPREPLEPPSTPGCDPGKLRLMEDAEGWQPRTGTSQSRTFRKLAQLTGTDGMEDGEDEIVKKPRDAHGSSWGTVEHRQPPQPLEPPSTPGCSPGKLRLMEDAEDWQPRTGTSQSRTFRKLAQLTGTDSSSEFPQGLALPGGAGLSLGCQGLAESGVALECWFWPRVIPVGWLSQWELVGLCVVSWW, from the exons ctgACTCTGGGTGGGAAGGCAGCCCAGGCCGGTGTTGGAGTGGGCGACTGGGTGCTGTACATCGACGGGGAGAGCACCAGTGCCATGACACACATCGAGGCCCAGAACAGGATCCGTGCCTGTGGGGACAGGCTCTGCCTCACCTTGAGCAG AGCCCAGAACCAGCTGGGGAAGCCGCAGAAG GTGCTGAGCCTTGACAA GCagcccccacagctgctggagtcCCCCAGCACCCCTGTGTGTGACCCTGTGAAGCTGCGGATGTTAGAGGACATTGACGACTCAAAGCCCCACAGTTGGACCTCCCAGTCCCGTTCCTTCCGCAAACTGTCCCGCCTGGTGGGCGCAGACGCCA tggAGGATGGTGAGGACGAGCTTGTTAAAAAGCCCAG GGATGCCCATGGGTCCAGCTGGGGCACAGTGGAGCAGTG GCAGCCTCCACAGCCTCTGGagccccccagcacccctgggtgTGATCCTGGGAAGTTGAGGATGTTAGAGGACGCTGAGGACTGGCAGCCCCGCACCGGGACCTCGCAGTCCCGCTCCTTCCGCAAGCTGGCCCAGCTGACGGGCACAGATGGCA GGATGCCCACGGGTCCAGCTGGGGCACGGGGCAACCTCGGTGAGTGCCAGGTTCTGGCAGAGGTGTTGCCATGTGCCAGGGCATCTTTGGGGGTGCTTCCCTGTTCCAGAGCAGGGTCCAGTCctggtgctgagctcctgccctCTGTCACTCGCAGACAGCCCCCACAGCCTCTGGAGCCCCCCAGTGACACTGTGTGTGACCCCGTGAAGCTGCGGATGTTAGAGGACATTGTCGACTCAAAGCCCCACACTTGGACCTCCCAGTCCCGTTCCTTCCGCAAACTGGCCCGGCTGGTGGGAGCAAACAGCA TGGATGATGGTGAGGATGAGCCCGTTAAAAAGCCCAG GGAGCCTCTGgagccccccagcacccccgGGTGTGATCCTGGGAAGCTGCGACTGATGGAGGACGCTGAGGGCTGGCAGCCCCGCACCGGGACCTCGCAGTCCCGCACCTTCCGCAAGCTGGCCCAGCTGACAGGCACAGATGGCA TGGAGGATGGTGAGGATGAGATTGTTAAAAAGCCCAG GGATGCCCATGGCTCCAGCTGGGGCACGGTGGAGCACCG ACAGCCCCCACAGCCTCTGgagccccccagcacccccgGGTGCAGCCCCGGGAAGCTGCGACTGATGGAGGACGCTGAGGACTGGCAGCCCCGCACCGGGACCTCGCAGTCCCGCACCTTCCGCAAGCTGGCCCAGCTGACgggcacagacagcagcagtgagtTCCCACAGGGCCTGGCACTGCCCGGGGGTGCTGGGCTctccctgggctgccagggTCTGGCAGAGTCTGGAGTGGCACTGGAGTGTTGGTTTTGGCCCCGTGTGATCCCTGTGGGGTGGCTGAGTCAGTGGGAGCTGGTGGGGCTGTGCGTGGTCTCGTGGTGGTGA
- the PDLIM7 gene encoding PDZ and LIM domain protein 7 isoform X8: MEDGEDELVKKPRDAHGSSWGTVEQWQPPQPLEPPSTPGCDPGKLRMLEDAEDWQPRTGTSQSRSFRKLAQLTGTDGRMPTGPAGARGNLGECQVLAEVLPCARASLGVLPCSRAGSSPGAELLPSVTRRQPPQPLEPPSDTVCDPVKLRMLEDIVDSKPHTWTSQSRSFRKLARLVGANSMDDGEDEPVKKPRDSHGSTWGIVEQREPLEPPSTPGCDPGKLRLMEDAEGWQPRTGTSQSRTFRKLAQLTGTDGMEDGEDEIVKKPRDAHGSSWGTVEHRQPPQPLEPPSTPGCSPGKLRLMEDAEDWQPRTGTSQSRTFRKLAQLTGTDSSSEFPQGLALPGGAGLSLGCQGLAESGVALECWFWPRVIPVGWLSQWELVGLCVVSWW; this comes from the exons A tggAGGATGGTGAGGACGAGCTTGTTAAAAAGCCCAG GGATGCCCATGGGTCCAGCTGGGGCACAGTGGAGCAGTG GCAGCCTCCACAGCCTCTGGagccccccagcacccctgggtgTGATCCTGGGAAGTTGAGGATGTTAGAGGACGCTGAGGACTGGCAGCCCCGCACCGGGACCTCGCAGTCCCGCTCCTTCCGCAAGCTGGCCCAGCTGACGGGCACAGATGGCA GGATGCCCACGGGTCCAGCTGGGGCACGGGGCAACCTCGGTGAGTGCCAGGTTCTGGCAGAGGTGTTGCCATGTGCCAGGGCATCTTTGGGGGTGCTTCCCTGTTCCAGAGCAGGGTCCAGTCctggtgctgagctcctgccctCTGTCACTCGCAGACAGCCCCCACAGCCTCTGGAGCCCCCCAGTGACACTGTGTGTGACCCCGTGAAGCTGCGGATGTTAGAGGACATTGTCGACTCAAAGCCCCACACTTGGACCTCCCAGTCCCGTTCCTTCCGCAAACTGGCCCGGCTGGTGGGAGCAAACAGCA TGGATGATGGTGAGGATGAGCCCGTTAAAAAGCCCAG GGATTCCCATGGGTCCACCTGGGGCATAGTGGAGCAGCG GGAGCCTCTGgagccccccagcacccccgGGTGTGATCCTGGGAAGCTGCGACTGATGGAGGACGCTGAGGGCTGGCAGCCCCGCACCGGGACCTCGCAGTCCCGCACCTTCCGCAAGCTGGCCCAGCTGACAGGCACAGATGGCA TGGAGGATGGTGAGGATGAGATTGTTAAAAAGCCCAG GGATGCCCATGGCTCCAGCTGGGGCACGGTGGAGCACCG ACAGCCCCCACAGCCTCTGgagccccccagcacccccgGGTGCAGCCCCGGGAAGCTGCGACTGATGGAGGACGCTGAGGACTGGCAGCCCCGCACCGGGACCTCGCAGTCCCGCACCTTCCGCAAGCTGGCCCAGCTGACgggcacagacagcagcagtgagtTCCCACAGGGCCTGGCACTGCCCGGGGGTGCTGGGCTctccctgggctgccagggTCTGGCAGAGTCTGGAGTGGCACTGGAGTGTTGGTTTTGGCCCCGTGTGATCCCTGTGGGGTGGCTGAGTCAGTGGGAGCTGGTGGGGCTGTGCGTGGTCTCGTGGTGGTGA